Proteins encoded by one window of Sorangium aterium:
- a CDS encoding amidohydrolase produces the protein MSNALRATLLSLFGSLAPGCASPGLSAATSTPEAPADLVITAGVVRTMDPGNPRAEAVAVRGERIVFVGSAAGAKAFVGPGTRVEELPGRAVVPGLVDGHAHLYGLGVALETLSVRGAKSAEAAAAIVAEAAKARPRAEWITGRGWDQNLWPGAAFPTHAPLDAAAPEHPVALRRVDGHALWANAVAMRAAGVGRGTQDPPGGRILRDAAGEPTGVFVDNAMGLIEARIPADPPAVRERRILRAAEEALSSGLTAVHEMGIDDETVAVYRALAAAGRLPIRVYAYLAGDGQLEGLKARTPDVDPTGTAMFVLRGVKLFADGALGSRGAALLEPYADEPSTSGLLLMDREALARAARLVADAGFQLAVHAIGDRANRAVLDAFEALGPGRAAALRFRVEHAQILSPDDLPRFAALGVIASMQPTHATSDMPWAPARLGADRLKGAYAWRSLLSSGARLVFGSDFPVEDASPLLGIYAAVTRQDPSGQPPGGWMPEERLDLDEALLAFTAAPAYAAFAEGQRGRIAPGYVADLTVLGRDLSPDRSLVDTPIDMVVVGGRVARAPAPR, from the coding sequence ATGTCGAACGCGCTCCGAGCGACGCTCCTGAGCCTCTTCGGCAGCCTCGCCCCCGGCTGTGCCTCGCCGGGCCTGTCCGCCGCGACGTCGACGCCCGAGGCGCCCGCCGATCTCGTGATCACGGCCGGCGTCGTCCGGACGATGGACCCCGGGAACCCGCGCGCCGAGGCGGTCGCCGTGCGCGGCGAGCGGATCGTCTTCGTGGGCAGCGCGGCCGGCGCGAAGGCCTTCGTCGGGCCGGGGACGCGCGTCGAGGAGCTGCCGGGGCGCGCGGTCGTGCCCGGGCTCGTCGACGGACATGCCCATCTCTACGGGCTCGGGGTCGCGCTGGAGACGCTGAGCGTGCGCGGCGCGAAGAGCGCCGAGGCGGCGGCGGCCATCGTGGCCGAGGCGGCGAAGGCGCGCCCGAGGGCCGAGTGGATCACCGGCCGCGGCTGGGACCAGAACCTCTGGCCGGGCGCGGCGTTCCCCACGCACGCCCCCCTCGACGCAGCGGCGCCGGAGCACCCGGTGGCGCTGCGCCGCGTCGACGGGCACGCGCTCTGGGCGAACGCCGTGGCGATGCGCGCGGCCGGGGTCGGTCGAGGCACGCAGGATCCGCCGGGCGGGCGCATCCTGCGCGATGCCGCGGGTGAGCCGACGGGCGTCTTCGTCGACAACGCGATGGGCCTCATCGAGGCCAGGATCCCGGCCGACCCGCCCGCCGTGCGCGAGCGGCGCATCCTGCGCGCGGCGGAGGAGGCGCTCTCGTCCGGGCTCACGGCCGTGCACGAGATGGGCATCGACGACGAGACCGTGGCCGTCTACCGCGCGCTCGCCGCGGCCGGGCGGCTGCCGATCCGCGTTTACGCCTACCTCGCAGGCGACGGGCAGCTCGAGGGACTGAAGGCGCGCACGCCCGACGTGGACCCGACAGGCACGGCGATGTTCGTGCTGCGCGGGGTCAAGCTCTTCGCCGACGGCGCGCTCGGCTCGCGCGGCGCGGCGCTGCTCGAGCCGTACGCGGACGAGCCCTCGACGAGCGGGCTCTTGCTGATGGATCGCGAGGCGCTCGCGCGCGCGGCGCGGCTCGTCGCGGACGCGGGCTTCCAGCTCGCGGTGCACGCGATCGGCGACCGCGCCAACCGCGCCGTGCTCGACGCGTTCGAGGCGCTCGGCCCGGGGCGGGCAGCGGCGCTGCGGTTCCGGGTGGAGCACGCGCAGATCCTCTCGCCCGACGATCTGCCGCGCTTCGCGGCGCTCGGGGTGATCGCCTCGATGCAGCCGACGCACGCGACGAGCGACATGCCGTGGGCGCCCGCGCGGCTCGGCGCCGATCGCCTGAAGGGCGCGTATGCCTGGAGATCGCTGCTCTCGTCGGGCGCGCGCCTCGTGTTCGGCTCGGATTTCCCGGTGGAGGACGCCTCACCGCTGCTCGGCATCTATGCAGCCGTGACCCGGCAGGATCCCTCGGGCCAGCCCCCGGGCGGGTGGATGCCCGAGGAGCGGCTCGACCTCGACGAGGCGCTCCTGGCCTTCACCGCGGCGCCCGCGTACGCGGCCTTCGCCGAGGGCCAGCGGGGCCGGATCGCGCCCGGCTACGTGGCCGATCTGACGGTCCTGGGCCGCGATCTCTCGCCCGATCGCTCGCTCGTCGACACGCCGATCGACATGGTGGTCGTGGGCGGACGCGTGGCGCGCGCGCCGGCGCCGCGGTGA